In a single window of the Papaver somniferum cultivar HN1 chromosome 8, ASM357369v1, whole genome shotgun sequence genome:
- the LOC113306662 gene encoding peptidyl-prolyl cis-trans isomerase FKBP53-like encodes MAFWGTELLAGEPVTYVFKKSQGRLRICKATLGVGLAEGRSVVQCKIGDKSPILLCSLRPYNNETCSVDIEFKEEEKVIFEAIGPTTTSVHLAGFYLTNNADGQSDSNEVKKAEDDEARVNGRVKTFPSGLIIEDLEKSQHSSTMIASPGSMVSVSYVGKLKFTGYIFESRNSSSPFYFRLGTDAVIAGLEIGITGMRVGDKRKITIPPSMAYGPQGRKNVPPESWVEYTIKLLSISNSVPPLFSDEQGSNVEVD; translated from the exons ATGGCTTTCTGGG GAACTGAATTGCTTGCTGGAGAACCTGTTACCTACGTCTTCAAAAAATCGCAAGGAAGGTTACGCATATGCAAG gcaaCACTAGGCGTAGGTCTTGCGGAAGGGAGGAGTGTAGTTCAGTGTAAAATAGGAGACAAAAGTCCGATTCTTTTGTGCTCATTAAGGCCTTACAACAACGAAACATGTTCTGTTGATATTGAGTTCAAGGAGGAAGAGAAAGTTATTTTTGAAGCTATAGGTCCTACAACAACCAGTGTGCATCTTGCCGGTTTTTATCTTACCAATAATGCCGATGGACAAAG TGATTCAAATGAAGTGAAGAaggctgaagatgatgaagccagAGTAAACGGACGTGTAAAAACATTTCCCAGCGGTTTAATCATTGAGGATTTAGAAAAAAGCCAACATTCTAGCACCATGATTGCTAGTCCTGGATCTATG GTGTCGGTATCGTACGTTGGAAAATTGAAGTTCACCGGCTATATATTTGAGTCAAGAAATTCCAGCTCACCTTTCTATTTCAGATTAG GCACAGATGCAGTTATTGCAGGATTGGAAATTGGCATCACTGGTATGCGCGTTGGTGATAAAAGAAAGATTACGATTCCACCGTCTATGGC GTATGGTCCTCAAGGACGCAAAAATGTACCACCGGAGTCATGGGTTGAATATACTATTAAGTTGCTTTCTATTAGTAACAGTGTACCCCCACTGTTCAGCGACGAGCAAGGATCCAATGTTGAAGTggactaa
- the LOC113304355 gene encoding peptidyl-prolyl cis-trans isomerase FKBP53-like, protein MAFWGIELVPEKPYTLVYDKSRGRLRISKTTLGIDDHLEERSVVKCKVGDKYPILLCSLRPRVKESCSIDVEFIENEDVVFEVIGPATSSVHLAGFYLANSHNGDNGESDHCELNNMKKAVDNGVEVNGRVRKFSNGLVIEDLVMNPEHVSILATPGSTVLISYVGMLKSNGLVFDSSFSKPPLLFKLGAGEVIKGWDIGINGMRIGNKRRLTIPPSLAYGSKGRENVPPDLEVVFEIEMLKILR, encoded by the exons ATGGCTTTTTGGG GAATTGAATTAGTGCCAGAAAAACCTTACACCCTTGTCTATGATAAATCCCGAGGAAGATTACGTATTTCTAAG ACAACATTAGGTATTGATGATCATTTAGAAGAGAGGAGTGTTGTTAAATGTAAAGTAGGAGATAAATACCCAATACTTTTGTGCTCGCTGCGGCCTCGTGTTAAAGAATCATGTTCGATTGATGTTGAATTTATTGAGAATGAGGATGTTGTTTTTGAAGTTATTGGTCCTGCCACGAGCAGTGTGCATCTTGCTGGTTTTTATCTTGCCAATAGTCATAATGGGGACAATGGAGAAAG TGATCATTGTGAGTTAAACAATATGAAAAAGGCTGTAGACAACGGGGTTGAAGTAAATGGACGTGTACGAAAATTCTCTAATGGTTTGGTTATTGAAGACTTGGTAATGAATCCAGAACATGTCAGCATACTGGCTACTCCTGGATCTACG GTGTTGATATCTTATGTTGGAATGTTGAAGTCCAACGGCTTAGTttttgattcaagtttctccaaacCGCCCCTTTTGTTCAAATTAG GGGCAGGAGAAGTTATCAAGGGTTGGGATATTGGGATAAATG GTATGCGCATTGGGAACAAAAGAAGGCTCACAATTCCACCATCTTTGGC GTATGGGTCTAAAGGACGTGAAAATGTACCACCAGACTTGGAGGTTGTATTTGAGATTGAGATGCTTAAAATTCTACGTTAA